The segment CCAGGAGCTGTCTAATGTTACAATGTCCATGCAATGGGGTATTCAACAGACACATTTAGACAAGACAAACGAGAAAGGGAAAGTGCCTAGACTACGCTCATGCGCCATTTGTCTAATTGTGAAGGCTTCATATTGTTTGTTGAAACATTATACATGATGAAGAGAGCAGTTGAACTAAGCAGTCAGGACAAGCCCGAGCCCAACAGTGGCTGTGCTTCATCACTCTGTCTTTTTGGCAGACTGAAATCAAATGACTCACATATCCTTCAAACGAGTTGCTGGCTAAGTGCATTGACTTGAACGACTGAAACAGACTGAAATGAGCCTGCACCCACGGTTGAAATGACATTCTGAGAAGACAGTTAGACATCTGAAGTCAGACATCTATGGGCATACTTGAATGGCATTTTGAAGAAGGCATTTTGTTTGAGTTTCACTAAAAGGATGAaggaaacattttgttttgcaggAAATGCTGAAGCTCTCCATCATTGACATGATCTTCACAGTGGCAAGCATCCTGTTAATTGACTTTATTCGTGGCCTTGTGGTGCGATATTTGAGTGACTGCTGTTGCTGGGATTTAGAGAGTAAGTTTGTaagtacaaaaacatacactccTCATCTCTGTGGTGATTGTACACGATAAACTTCTAGATGTATTGCTTCAGAGACTGCAGAATCACATTAACTGAATACACATTCCTCCACAGCCTGAATATGGAGAATTCAAAATAGCTGAAAATGTGCTTCACCTGATATACAACCAAGGAATGATTTGGTATGTGACACTTCATGCTGCCTATTAGCGTTCAGATTGAAGTTGTGATACTCTGTCAACAGACATGCATTAGATCAAATTTTAAGGGCTAAGAAGGTTCCTGATTAATTTGTCAACCTCAGCAAAACGTTATTTAGCGAACACAACCTCCCCAGCATTTAGGCTACTTACCCTGTCTAAGATTGTTAGCATTTACCGTCCTCAGTACAATGTATCAGACAAATCCAGAGAACTCTTTGGCCACTGATGTGTTCGATACATTACGCCCTTTTGACCCATTATATCTCTAAAATGTCTGTTACTATCCTTTTTctaacagcaaaaaaaagttactttaGTTAATGTGTCACCAGAGAATTGCATCACTAATTTCACAAGGTAAGCAGAAGCTAACCAAAAGCTAGCTTTCCCTACCGGGCATCACAAGTGTCCTCCCAACCACACAGTTCATTTAAGTAAACACATTGATTACTTTAGGATTGGATAGAATGAAACTGAAGTTTTAAGTGCTAGAGCTGTAATGTAATCACAGGCTCCTTCAGTCATGATGTAGTCTCATTTTTTCTGCTTTAACATATTGGCAACAACATCTTTATCTGTAGGAGACAAGACAACAGTTAGTTACAGAAGACCAACTGATAACTTTTTAACTCAACAGTTTGCCTAGGTTTTTTACTGGCGTTGTCTCGCTCACACCTTATTTTGGCAGATTTTGCGAAAACCCATTTTTACATAGGGATTTAAAATCCCTttaaaatgctaacactaaaaaACTTTCGACTTTCATACTCTAGTCATTTGCACTAATGCGAACGTGGTGAAGCCCCGAGATTGGATCAAATCTCTCTTCCCAGACTGTTTAATATACAATAAGATATACTATCCATTATTGATTTATTTGGATGAGGAGGTGGGTACATCTGCCAATATTGGGAGAAGGGTCTGACTGCAGAGCCACAGTTCCACACCAGCAGTTTCAGGCCAGTGGCATTGAATGCATATGCATTAGGACATTGTGTTAAAGGTGGAGTCCACAATTCTAGTGAAAGGTTGTTAATACTTGAGAATTgactggaattgtttatggctcggtccgtgGCAATATGTTTATTTCCCATTTATGGAGGCAGGACTGTAGGCTACGAACGCCAGAgttttttgagcgcacacacattaCGGATAGCCAATGGACCATGAGCAGCAACtgtctgaatttgacaaaaagtgacTAGAATGGTGGACTCAATATGGAATACAACAAAATGCCTacatgttttgaaaatgaatagCGTTTGTTGCATGGATTCTGTTTGTAGTTCAATAAAGCAAACACCAAGGCATATATAGGCACAATGAAACACGATGAAAAGATTCAGAGGTGTTTGTAATACTTGAATCTTTTTATTGTagttttacaatcacacatTCATGGAAAATTATGAAACGATGTATTACTGCAGCTATATTAGCCTAATTCAAACTGTCGCTGAGATAAACAACTACAGGCCAAAACAGTGGTAGCACATGCGTTGAAAGCTACTGGCCTGAAATTGCGGGTCTAAAAGCCTATTTCCTACACCCCTAGATGCAGTGGTCGGCAGCCACCCACTGCAGTGTCCTTTAATGAAGTGGCAGTTGGCCTGAGGAACAGTGTGTGCGGGCTCCATTTAGGGCCCATATAAATCCCCTGTCTCTTTGGCCCTCAGGATGGGGGCGTTCTTCTCGCCCTGCCTCCCGGCATTCAACGTGCTCAAGCTGATCGGGCTAATGTACTTGCGGAGCTGGGCAGTGCTGACCTGTAATGTTCCGCACCAGCAGGTCTTCAGGGCCTCCAGGTCAGTCCCGACTCCATCTCATTATGTGGCCTTCAGGCTAATGGAGTGGCACAGGCGCTAGTTCTCTCTACGCCATCCTGGGCCTAACTTGAAGGATGTGATAAAAATGGACTGTGGACTGTTAAGTGCTTTGGTACTGCGCCATTTTAAAAGCATATCACCTGTGTTGGCATAGACATTAGTCTGGAACTTATCTCTATATGAGGTACAAGGGTTTTTGTCTCGATCATGGACATGTCAAATATGGCTATTTTCTACAACAACTCTAAGAACAAAACTTAGCGGCAAATAACTCCGTCAGCGATTTGGTTCCCTTTCCattccactccatctctcccagtCTCGTATTCTGACTCCATGGAGaaaggagagcgagggagagagggagaacaataAGCACCTCACCCTGACGACTGGCTGCACTGGCTACTGCTTGGTCTGATTTATCTAATGGCCCTGTCGTAGCCTCTCGCAGGCTTATCAGTCACTCCCAGATGTGAGGAGGGAGGCGATGGCATCCATTCCACAGGCACTCCATCTCCGCTGACGACGTGACCCTCTTCATGAACCAGAAACATTCCCTCAGCGAGCgcgagagagtggggggagatGATACAGACACATTAGCAGATAATTAAAAAGGGTGCTGCAGAGTTGTGTCGAGTGTTTTTCGCTCTGTTTGACTGATTGCACTGCTGAAACGTGTTTGTCATCGTTGATATCTCTCTCCGGGTCCATATATTTCTGATAACCCATGTCTCAGACTGTGTTTATGCTTGAATGCTGGAAGTTATTACAGAATGACAATATCTTTTGGAGCAGCCACACTGTGTgatttcttcatttttcttcctttcaGATCAAATAACTTCTACCTAGCCATGCTGCTGTTTATGCTGTTTCTCTGTATGCTACCTACCATCTTTGCAATTGTCCGATACAGACCATCACAGCATTGTGGACCTTTTAGGTAAATTGCATGCTCTGTTCAGTCCCACTGGGTGGCCATATAACTAGACCTTataaatgtaattaattaatCCTATAATAGGCCATGTGCATAAAATCAGCAGGATTGTAGTATAGTGAGCTGAAACGATAGCAATAAAAGTCTTTGAACGTGTGACGTTAATCTGAACGTGCCTTTTCAtccttctctgtccctcagTGGTCAGGAAAAGATTTATGACATCATCTCTGATACCATAGCCAACGACTTTCCCCTGTGGTTCAGTAAAGTGATGAGTTACATCACGAGCCCAGTGGTGGTTCTGCCcgctctgctgctgttgttgtgagtctttctcccttcttcacTCCACTCTTCTTAAAAGCCTCACAATCTCAGCTCCCCTCCACTGGGGACACTTGGTTTAATTAGGGACAAGCAGGAATGGAGAGTGTTTCTCTCAGTGATGTCCCAGGCCGGTTTGTGCGTCAATAGTGCTCTTTGTTGTGTTTCAGCATGCTAATCTACTACCTGCAGGCCATCGCAAGATCCCTCAAATACACCAACAATCAACTGAGAATGCAACTTCAGACAGTGGGTGGTGTTCTTATAAATGTGATGCACATTGTTATTGTAACTCAAGATAGCCATTCGATAATAATAGCATTGATGACTTCAGTAATGATGATGGATCTATATATGAGTAAAGTGAATGTGCCATAGTTCATGAGACTTAACAGAGTTAGTGCGAGTCGCAATGTCATTTGTGCTCCATGTCCTTGAAATAGAATTAAATAGAAGGGGGAAAATCAATATTGCATTACGTCTGACTGGATTGTTATTTCCTCAGGAACGGacagaggacaagaagaaggtCTTTCAGTTGGCAGCTGGTAATCTTCTTTTATTACTGCACCTGCAGGTCATGTGCACTTGCATTAACTCACATAATCACTAAGACACACTGTTAATGCAGTCGGCCGTATTTACAAAGACACATAAATGTCCCGTTGATTCGGAGAGAATCTGAggatgcgtgtctgtgtctgtgtgtctccctctcggTGACCTGGCTCTGCCACAGCTCGGCTGCAAGCCCCAGAGGGAGGTGATCAGAAACCCGAGCAGGAGAGCGACATCACCAGCATGGAGTCCTCCATCCGCTCCTCTTCTCCCCGCCGCAACGGCAGCGTCACCAACTTTGAGTCACCCGTGCGCCGTGGCAACAGCATTCGCACTATAACCCAGTCTGCGTCACGTGCTGACATCAGAGCTGCCGGCCCATCCCGGAGTCCTTCCGTGTCCGTCCGACAGAAGCACAGATATGAGCACATACCAAACAGGTTTGGCCATTTCAATAACAAATGAAATGCATCTGAACAGGTCTAAAAGTCAACCTTCACATGATCCCAAAATAAATATTGGGTAAATACTGGGATTAGGTGATGTCTTCAGGGTCCAGAGTGTTTTGATGCCCTTGTGTATATTGCCTCATGATGTTCTCTCCACATTTCTTTCCAGGCATCCAGGGTATCTAGGAGGATCTAGTGGCTCCAGCCGTTCCAAGTCATACCAGCATGTGGCCTACAAACCCTCTGTACGCTACGCTGAGAACATTCACTCCGAACCCCTGTACAGGAAGAGCGTCCGGCCCATGCACCCAGAGGCCGCTGGAATAGTGACGGCCCAAAGTTACGTGGGGCGGCGGGCCCACACCACCCGCTACGTCATCGTGAACGAGCACGAGCCTCGGAAGAAGCTGATGCGCTCCACCACACGCGTACCTCGCCACTATCGCATCGCAGACGACCCGGGGGAGATTGTGGAACTCTACCCGAGGAACATCAAGCGCTACACTGTTCGCACCCCGCACAGGTCCCACCAGCCCCAtctgagtgaggaggaggaagaggaggaggaagctggCAAGAGTGTCAGGAGGTCAGTCGGTCAATCGCACCGTCCAAGGTCCCTGTCTGACCTCCACCAGCCTGTGCGCTTCTATATTGGAGACCCGGCGGGAAGTCAGCTGTCCATGGCCAAAGACATGGCCAGGGGGATGTACTGCCCACACGAGGAAGACTGTGAGGAGGACTGGGATGAGACGGGGTCACGCTTCCGCTCCCATAGTAACATAAAGGGCGCAGAGCCCTCCCACAGACACTGTGAGCCCCAAGTTAAGCCCAAGACCAAGCATAAGGTCGAACCGTCACTCACCGAATCAGATTCGGCCTCACTGGCCTCCAGCAGTGACCAGCAGAATAGCAGCACTGACCAGTACATCCAGGTCATTCACAACAAGGAGAAGTACCTCAGGTCCAGTGGCAAACTGGCCAAAAAGAAGTCCAAAGCAAGCAATGATATGAATTTGTCTGGCTCAAGTGAACTTGTCTGCTCAAATGTGTAGTTTGTTTATGAATTGTGTTATTATCAGTGCTGTGACAAATGGTGTTGTAATGCacacaaaaatgaataaaatggcatttgtgtttgcatgttgctTATCAAATTACTGTGCCTTAAAAATATGGATAAAACACTGTTTGGTTGACTAATAAAAAAGGCTGCGGAGATACTGGCTTGAGTAGCTTACTGATGTCTGAAAAATGGGAAATGTTTCACAAAACATGCCCAGATAGAGATTCCTTGCAGGTAAGTGGACTTTGACAGATTCGACATGTTTGAAAAACGTACTACATATCCCAGCGTCCCTTGCGCAAGGATGCTCTTCAGACCAAGGAagtgttcattcattttttgaaCAGTTGAAATGTACCGATACCGCTCAGCTGATGTATTTAGCTACAGTTGATAGCCATTTACGCAATATATGAGAACAAATGTTCGttttagtagttcagacaggcAAAAGAATTAATCGATCATCATTAGCTTCTCGCCCGCTGAATTGTTTCCAGCGTCGCATAGATCTGTTCCAAACCTGTACCTGTGTCAAACGCTAGCTATTTGTAGATAATGCAaattgtctgtctgttctgATTTAAGGATGTTTAACATCTGTTTTAAGGTTGTTACTGAATAATTGGAAATGCTTTGCTAAATGATTTTCCAATCACCGATTGCTTTGAAGTTGAACATAGTCCAGCGTAGGTCAACTATTTACTGCTAGCTGGCTAGCAAAAATTGTCTTTATACAAACATGGAATTCCAGGAAACAGCAAACACAGTTGCCGATAACCTTTTCAGCTACAGCAAAGATCAGTCTGGATGGAAAGTCTGTAAAAAATCGGTAAGTAGGTTATTTTTATTAGTCCATTTTTGATATTATAACGAGTTCGATGACGTGTAATAGCGTGACATGACAGtggtccccctccccccttgttCCACTCTTACTGATATGTGGCTGATTCTATAGAAAAGATAACTTACTCAGATTTATTTTGGTTTAGAATGACGTTGTTGTTTATTGGCGACCATCAACAGAATTTCCCGGGAATGTGTAagtatttacattttcaaatctTTGTTCTGTGCATTGAAGTATGAAATGTGTTCAAAGTAATGCAGCCTACACATCACCCAAGTAAAAGGCCTCTCAATATAGCATGGATTCTATTTATAAAACACTGGTAGTCGGATGTTACATGTatatttcgtgtgtgtgtgaaatatatatttagCATATATAATGCTATCAACAGGTACAAAGGTGAGGGTGTAATTAATGCGTGCCCAGAGAAGGTGTGGGAATGCTTAAAACCCGAACCCAATGGCATTCGTGTCAAGTGGGACAGCAATGTCAAGAAGTTTGAGCTGCTTGAACAAGTCACTGAGGTAAATCTCACCACGGTTCACAGACAGCTGACATTACTCTAAGTACTGCAAATAATGATTTCATTGTTATTTCTACAAGTTTAGTTATGTATGTTGATGGTACTGCTGGGGGAGTATTATTTATGTAATTTAAGATTTGTACAACACTTAATTATTGGAAAGGTAGGGCACTCACATTTCCACAAGCATTAAAATTCCCTCGCCTGCTGTCATATTCGTGTTGCCTGCTTCACAACGGAACAGAACCTAGACCGTGTGCCCTGTTTCCCACTCTATCACAGGACATCTCAGTGTGCAGAACCGTAACTCCGTCGGCAGCCATGGGTATTATATCACCACGAGACTTTGTAGACGTTATTTTAGTGAAGCAATACGAAGATGGCACCATAACATCAAATGGTGCGTAATACAATTCCTTCATTGTCTGAATTGCGCTTTTCATCTGTAATCTTTTGTCATTTTCttattgttatttgtttgtgtaggtattctgagttttttttatttcttttattttcacCCATCCATAGCTGGTCTGCTATAGTCCCTGTGAGAAAACATGTATTCTATATTTTATTGCTGTAGAAAATGTGTAAATACTTTACAAATATGTCTGAGATAAGATGAAGAACTGAATCTTTTAAACACCCTTATTCTTTTACTTGTTTTTGGTTTGTCACGGTATTTATGTGTGTACTGCAGTACTCTGAAACAGAATCATTTGAATAATCCTCACAGGCGAATGTTTTGAGCGGCCATGATAAGACGGCGTGATTCCAGATCATTTTGAATTTAAATCCATGATTTAaacagagctgctgctgctgctcttgtggGTGGTGCATGGTGCATGCATTCAGACCTGCCCACACTTGTCCATATGTTTGTCTGTCCGTTATTCACGCTTTGCTTTTGATCTCTTTAGCAACCCACGTAGAACACCCTGGCTGTTCTCCTCAGGCTGGCTATGTCAGGGGCTTAAATCACCCATGCGGGTGCTTCTGTGCTCCCATCCCTGGGTGAGTGAAGGCTGAGTCATGGCCGCCAGCTCTGTCTgactgctgggctgggctgtgctgtggcGAGGGCTTGTTGTGGTTGCAATGAGCAGACAGGCAGTGGCAGCAGAGAGTCAGACACTGTTAGCATTGGACACTTACAGGCACTGTTAGCATTGCTAGCATGCACATAGGTTCAAGGCCTGGCCAATTATAGGAATACCGTGAGGTTTTATTTGAGATTTGAGTATGAAATTTGACAGGTTAGTTCAGATGTTTAAAATAGGAATGGAAAGAGGGGGAGCGTTGTGGTGACAAGTGGTCTGTGTCTCTTCTGTTCCACAGGGAACCAGGCAAAACCCAGCTTTTTGCCTTCTTCCAGACAGATCTGGGAGGCTTGCTTCCGCGCTCTGTCGTGGATTCGTTCTTCCCGTCCAGTATGACGGAGTTCTACAACAACCTCAAGAAAGTAGTGAAGTCTCTGAAATAGCACACACAGCCGTCAGCCGTGAGGAAACTGTACCACCCAACACTCAGCAAGAGATTAGGATATCTTTTATGATTTCTTTTCCGAAGATAAGGTTTTTTTGTGTCTATTAAGggaaatgttgtttgtgtttgaccaAGACAGTATCAGAAGAGATGTTACCTCTGACTTTGTATGAAACTGTTCACATTAACTAATGTTAGCAAAATGATGTACTATAAagcatgtaatgttttttttattggaaaTCTGGACCAGAAAAAGGGACATGATGATTCATTTTCTTAAATAATTTTAACCGCACAAATTACACGATCCTTTACATTTCTTGTGTATAATGAAATTCATTCCTTTTTCTAGATAATGATTCATATATGAGGCATGTTCATAGGGTCTGCACAGATCATATGGAGTGGAGGTTTTGCCCTTATTTtccaaactttaaaaaaaaaaagaatcctcaTATTTATCTGTATTTTGTTCCTGAATATGAATGACATGTTTCACACTACATCCTTAGTGCAGGTCCTTGTTGCTTcttgtttacatttcagaaaatatttacaaaatcatgaaagaaaagaaaaaagatcaaGAGGGCATAGTGGTAGACATTTACCATGTTATCTGGAAACCTGCTGAATGGCCAGTTGTGTTATCTGGCGTGTAACTGGACTCAATCCCTCTGTTGAGTGTGTCCTCTGCCATTTACACTGTGATCAATGGTTTTATGTAAGGGAGCATGACTGTCTGACCTAGTCTTGGTGTGTTTGCACCGCTCAATGTTATGTACTCTATCGTCAGTGATATGCATGATCTCGAACACAGTTGCAAAAAGAGCCATGTGATCGGATGATAGGTGTGAGCCTAGCATCCCATCAATATTCGTTTTGCAAAGGAGTAACTGCCTGCCTTTCATAGTTGCATTCTGTTAGAATTACTGTACCATGGCCTTGTTTTGTGTGCCAAAACCAGCTGATATTTCTGTTGTTAGAATTTGCTCTGTGGTCAGCGCCACATAGTGTGCTCAGTGGCTATAGGTTATCAATACTAATTATTTCAGTCATTTGTTTGGTTGGTTCGTTGGTTGTTTCAGTCCGTGTTGAATGCTGTGTTTGATTCCTCCACATTGAAATCAACTGCTGCTATGGAAGGTgacatatgtactgtatgttaacTTGCTGGtacctgacagaaaaaaaatcagatcaCTTCTATAAATCACTCCTGAGACTTTTGTATTTCACCAGCGTCCCTAATAAAAGAATACCACACTATCCACCAGGAGTGGGAGTTTGCATGATGGTGAATGGTAGCAGCTTCCTGTATTTTATTGTTACTGTGAATTTATATTCAAGACTCAAGGTTTACTCTCAAGGTTTGAgtcatttttatttgatttcatcCACAAATCAAACATTTTAATAAGCTTtattatgttcttttttttattatttgtgcaAAACAAATATGTAACAGTACTGTAAACAACACATAAGCTGACTTACATGGGGAGAATTGGTTGTCAGACATGACTTTAAATTATTTTCTTGATttttcagaaaagaaaaaaaaaatagatatctTATATTGATAGCTTTGGGGCACATTTTAGGATATGTGTTGGACCCATCACACTGTTCGACAAACCAGTCTTTGGTCTAAACTGAAAGGTTTTCCAGTCCTGGGTCAGCTACATTGGACGTAAGTAGGCAGACAGTAGGCCTTTTGAAGACGGCAAACGGCAAATCATGGTTCTGACTGACTTCCATAATTAACATGTAATATTTAAGGCAagtttttaaacaaaacaattcaTAGTTCAtggttaaatatatttttttgtacatAGTCTGTGCAAATTTTCGATGTTAACCTGAAACTGAACAGGTTTCCAATATCCCTGAACATGACAATTGAACAGTACAAAAGCTGTGTTAGCGGAGTACCTCCAAATGCGCCGCATGTTAAAGTGCCCATGGGAAGCCACCCTGAGCAGTTAGTGAAAAAaatacatcctcacacacacactacaatccTCTGTACGAGTGACCAAACTGACCTGTCTTTATGAATTGCTTAGTAATCTGTAATTATTCTTGCCTGTATTGAGTGTATGAAGCTGTTATCAGTGCTCTAAGGTTTTGGCATGTGTGGTGAAATAGGTGGGTTCACTCggcctccttttctccctcctgctcttcGCTCTTCCTCCTTATGATGGCTGTGAAGGGTCCCTCTGGCACAGCCTTCACGAGGTTCCAGGCCTCAAAGCGCGAGAGGCCCTGCAAGGACGAGTCTGCCACCTGCAGCACCTCATCCCCAACCTGCATCCCTCTCTGCTCAGCAGCTCCACCTGTAGGTCAAAGCCAGCACTGTTAGCCAGACCCACCCTTTTTTCAGGTTAAGCACAGTGAGTTCTTTTTGTAATATTTATGTGACTGTGGTCTCTGCACCTGTGAAGACCCTGCTGACCGTCAGCGGCCTGTCTCCATGGATGGAGCCCTTTCCTCCCTCCAAGCTGAACCCAACTCCCCCCGCATTCTTCTCCATGGTCAGCGTCACAACGTCACCTGTTTCATCCGCTagtgaatgaggagagagagggagaagaagagcaaGTGTGAGAAGGCTTTACTTGTCCAAACAGCGCTTAAAGAGGACCTCTTATGCACATTTTCAGTGTTCACTATTTTATTTTTGAGGTCTACTGGAATAGTCATACTGAAAAAAGGTTCAGCTCTGCAAACGATAACATCATTGGGCAATCATCTCTGGGCAATAGGAATTTGTGTTACGAGATTATGTCATCATGTAGCAGAGGAAAAGGCTCGAATAGGCGTTTCAGGCAGTTGAGAAAGATTTACTGGCTCCAGTCCTATGGTCTATATTTACTCGAAACGATCTAGccgtggtgagtgagtgtgaagacCGGGAGTGGCTGTGCTTACTGCAACTCACCCGTGAAGGAGTTGTCTAGGCCTGCGTTGCCGCTGGAGACGTGAGCGCCGCTGCTGGCCGCGCCCGTGCCATCCCTGTTCTtgcacaccaccaccaccgcctgcCTGAGGCCGCGCGCTTGCCTGAGCGTGGCCGTGGCATCGTTATGGGTCACGTTTTTCAGTGTCTGCCCATTAATGGACAGCACCTCGTCGCCCTTCTCGATTGTGCCCTCCTGCGCGGCCAGTCCAGCCGGGAACACGcgatgcacctacacacacacacacacacacacacacacttgtttgacTTGCTTAACTGTTGAGGAGTGTGTACTGTGCTAAGAGGGTTGTCACTCACTGTCGTGGCTTTGTTCTCCAGGTCTATGCCACCCGCGATGCTAAAGCCCAGACCTATTCCTTCCTCCTTGTGTAAGATCACCACGTGGATCTCCTCCAGTTGCTGCGTGGAGACAGAATGAGGCCACATTTGAGGGTTTGCAGGGATGTTTTCCTCAGCACCTTTTAGAGACTTACTTGAGATTTAGCCCATCTGATTCACGTGCATGGTTGTATGTCCTGCTGGAGTGTGAGTATATTCTAATCCTATCAACAATGTTTTAAAAGCAACGCATCTGTTATATATGTCAGAGAATCATCTGCATTCATTGAGAGATTAGAGTTTTATTTCCTTATAAATAACAGCTGGCTGCAGGATAACTTCCAGATGGCTCCCTGTGTCTCAGTGAAGCAGCAGAGTTTTGCAAGGGCCAAGGGGACACAAGCATCTTGCCTTCACCTCAGCCCTCACACACCAGACGGGCATTAACAGCTGTCTCTTCAGCTAACCCATCCCTGCCCTGGCAGCAGATGGACAGCTGACGATTAGCTCTCCCCACCCCTGTGTGCCCTGTTAGCCCTGTTGCTGTATGGCTGCTTGTGCTGGTTGTGCTGGTGCAGTGGGATCTGTCAGGATTCTAATTGGAACGGAGGGTAGGCTCAGGCTGAGGCCCGTTTCAGAGCGtggtgctgcagagagagagaggggatgatgACACATCGAGTGTGGAAATGTCTGCAGATGTTGTGCAGTTCCAAGTGCTCctcggggagggagagagtgagagagagagggagggagggagggagggagagagggagggagggagggagggagagagtgagagagggagtgagagagggagggagggagggagagagagagagagtgagggagggagggagagagtgagagagggagggagggagggagggagagagtgagtgagtgagagagagagggagggagggagg is part of the Clupea harengus chromosome 6, Ch_v2.0.2, whole genome shotgun sequence genome and harbors:
- the stard5 gene encoding stAR-related lipid transfer protein 5, producing MEFQETANTVADNLFSYSKDQSGWKVCKKSNDVVVYWRPSTEFPGNVYKGEGVINACPEKVWECLKPEPNGIRVKWDSNVKKFELLEQVTEDISVCRTVTPSAAMGIISPRDFVDVILVKQYEDGTITSNATHVEHPGCSPQAGYVRGLNHPCGCFCAPIPGEPGKTQLFAFFQTDLGGLLPRSVVDSFFPSSMTEFYNNLKKVVKSLK